A part of Capsicum annuum cultivar UCD-10X-F1 chromosome 6, UCD10Xv1.1, whole genome shotgun sequence genomic DNA contains:
- the LOC124899578 gene encoding disease resistance protein Roq1-like: MENCNNLKYLPSSIQMESLEDFNLSGCEKLENFPEIRGNMELLSELLLARTAIWEFPSSIGHLSGISLLDLRSCENLVRLPASVSEMRKLKILILKGCSRLVILPENLGDLNQLEELYAGNTAIWKLPDSIGNLSKLKILSLRKGRKVKRQSARSLILPWVFHGLRELKSLDLSGCNLCDNQVAALLNLTSLLELNLSRNEFIYLPNIFSQLSHLRYLNITHCQKLKELPKLPPSIEELYVEDFLAKECIAKLQMYPRLNLVSFTNYSFDQQSYTEESNGSSFSDEILSLLLSNNMDDVIHPSLFSDHRVTCSIVFPERAIPMWFKHQIVDEKILFKLPINWYNDKFKGFAICCVTLMGAGVSRPDSMLSEKYDYAFIKAKLICNDHLKDLRVIQKECKVGTASRTYGWCVCFAYIPLYSSLQVSGTYVRDINQYSLFEASINGCVVRQWGVHLIYEDE, translated from the coding sequence ATGGAGAACTGCAATAATCTCAAGTATTTACCAAGCAGCATTCAAATGGAATCTCTTGAAGACTTCAACCTCTCGGGTTGTGAGAAATTAGAAAATTTTCCAGAAATTCGGGGGAATATGGAATTGCTCTCAGAGCTCCTTCTGGCACGTACTGCAATTTGGGAATTTCCCTCATCAATAGGACATCTTAGTGGTATCAGCTTGCTTGATTTGCGTTCATGTGAAAACCTTGTAAGACTCCCTGCCAGTGTCTCTGAGATGagaaaactgaaaattttgattctgAAAGGCTGCTCAAGACTTGTAATTTTACCTGAAAATCTAGGTGATCTAAACCAGTTGGAGGAGCTTTATGCTGGCAACACTGCCATTTGGAAACTACCAGATTCTATTGGAAACTTAAGCAAACTCAAGATCCTATCATTAAGAAAAGGGCGGAAGGTAAAGCGTCAATCTGCTCGCAGTTTGATATTACCCTGGGTGTTTCATGGTTTGAGGGAGTTGAAGAGCTTAGATCTCAGTGGATGTAATTTATGTGATAACCAAGTTGCTGCTCTTCTGAACTTAACTTCTTTATTGGAACTGAATCTGAGCAGAAATGAGTTTATTTATTTACCTAATATCTTCAGTCAGCTTTCTCACCTTCGCTATCTCAATATAACACACTGTCAAAAACTTAAGGAACTCCCCAAACTTCCTCCCAGTATAGAGGAATTATATGTAGAAGATTTTTTGGCAAAGGAATGTATTGCAAAGCTACAAATGTATCCAAGGTTGAATTTGGTCTCATTTACCAATTATAGTTTTGATCAACAATCTTATACCGAGGAGAGCAATGGTAGCTCCTTTTCGGATGAGATTCTGAGTTTGCTTCTATCAAACAATATGGATGATGTGATCCACCCCTCTCTTTTCTCTGATCATAGAGTGACTTGTTCCATTGTCTTTCCTGAACGTGCAATTCCCATGTGGTTTAAGCATCAGATTGTTGATGAAAAGATCTTGTTCAAACTGCCCATTAATTGGTATAATGATAAGTTCAAAGGCTTTGCTATATGCTGCGTGACTCTCATGGGAGCAGGTGTCTCTCGTCCTGATTCAATGCTATCTGAAAAGTATGACTATGCTTTCATCAAAGCCAAATTGATATGCAATGATCATTTGAAAGACCTTAGAGTGATACAAAAAGAATGTAAAGTGGGCACAGCATCTAGAACATATGGCTGGTGTGTTTGCTTTGCCTACATACCATTGTATTCTTCACTGCAGGTGTCCGGCACATATGTTAGAGACATTAACCAGTATAGCCTATTTGAGGCATCTATCAACGGTTGCGTTGTGAGACAGTGGGGAGTTCATTTGATCTATGAGGATGAGTGA